In Temnothorax longispinosus isolate EJ_2023e chromosome 2, Tlon_JGU_v1, whole genome shotgun sequence, one DNA window encodes the following:
- the LOC139825411 gene encoding histone H3, with translation MARTKQTARKSTGGKAPRKQLATKAARKSAPATGGVKKPHRYRPGTVALREIRRYQKSTELLIRKLPFQRLVREIAQDFKTDLRFQSSAVMALQEASEAYLVGLFEDTNLCAIHAKRVTIMPKDIQLARRIRGERA, from the coding sequence ATGGCACGTACGAAGCAAACTGCACGCAAGTCCACCGGAGGCAAGGCTCCCCGAAAACAACTGGCAACTAAAGCGGCTCGTAAGAGCGCGCCTGCCACAGGCGGAGTGAAGAAGCCTCATCGTTACAGGCCTGGAACAGTGGCTCTTCGTGAGATTCGTCGCTATCAGAAGAGTACCGAATTGCTGATTCGTAAGCTGCCGTTCCAGCGTCTCGTGCGTGAAATCGCTCAAGACTTCAAGACGGATCTTCGCTTCCAAAGCTCGGCTGTTATGGCGTTGCAGGAGGCCAGCGAGGCTTATCTCGTTGGTCTATTCGAAGACACTAATCTCTGCGCTATTCACGCCAAGCGAGTCACCATCATGCCTAAAGATATTCAATTAGCGCGTCGTATCCGTGGAGAACGTGcttaa
- the P5cs gene encoding delta-1-pyrroline-5-carboxylate synthase isoform X2: MYSILLLTRSARLGNKPRRLTSSLGPLLPQLTSNGVSRRELQTSERPRRQQTFTERSELKYARRLVIKLGSAVITREDEHGLALGRLASIVEQVAECQIDGRECIMVTSGAVAFGKQKLTQELLMSMSMRETLSPTDHTREHAEPRAAAAVGQSGLMSLYDAMFAQYGVKIAQVLVTKPDFYNEETRKNLFSTLSELISLNIVPIINTNDAVSPPPDVDEEVAGGGGRRGISIKDNDSLAAMLAAEVQADLLILMSDVDGIYNLPPWQDGARMLHTFSSDLRGTIKFGQKSKVGTGGMDAKVNAALWAMDRGVAVVICNGTQEKAIKSIMSGRKIGTLFTQAAGSSTPIEVVAENARVGCRKLQALSPEERAECIKILADLLESRQSEILAANALDLEDASKKNLAQVLLSRLSLTPAKLKSLSSGLRQIADDSLNNVGRVVRRTRLADGLELAQITVPIGVLLVIFESRPDSLPQVAALAMSSANGLLLKGGKEAANSNKYLMVLVKEALEKFGASNAISLVSTREDVGDLLSMEKHIDLIIPRGSSELVRTIQEQSKHIPVLGHAEGICHVYIDKYADIAKAMKIIRDSKCDYPAACNAMETLLIHESLMSGSFFSDVCSMLKKEGVKINSGPKLRELLTFGPPAAKSMRTEYGALECTVEVVSDVDDAISHIHQYGSSHTDVIVSEDTSTAAHFQREVDSACVFHNASTRFADGYRFGLGAEVGISTTRIHARGPVGVDGLLTTKWILKGDGHTAADFAEGGTRTWLHQSLPLTESA; encoded by the exons ATGTACTCAATTCTGTTACTAACGAGGTCCGCCCGGCTCGGCAATAAGCCACGAAGACTGACCTCGTCGTTGGGACCACTCTTGCCGCAGTTAACA AGTAATGGCGTGTCGCGAAGGGAGCTACAAACGTCGGAGAGACCACGAAGGCAACAGACCTTTACGGAGCGCAGCGAATTGAAATACGCCCGTCGACTGGTCATCAAACTCGGCAGCGCGGTTATAACGCGGGAGGACGAGCACGGCCTGGCTCTTGGACGTCTGGCTTCTATCGTGGAGCAGGTAGCCGAATGCCAGATCGACGGACGCGAATGCATCATGGTCACTAGCGGGGCGGTTGCCTTTGGCAAGCAGAAGCTCACCCAGGAGCTTTTGATGTCCATGTCGATGAGAGAGACCCTGAGCCCCACGGATCACACGCGGGAACACGCAG AACCTAGAGCAGCCGCCGCAGTGGGTCAATCAGGTCTCATGTCTCTCTACGACGCGATGTTCGCCCAGTACGGGGTCAAAATCGCGCAGGTGTTGGTGACCAAGCCCGACTTTTACAACGAAGAGACGCGAAAGAATCTCTTTAGCACGCTGAGCGAACTGATCAGTCTGAACATCGTGCCGATCATCAACACGAACGACGCGGTGTCTCCGCCACCGGACGTCGACGAGGAAGTCGCCGGCGGTGGCGGCAGACGAGGAATATCCATCAAGGACAACGACTCCCTGGCAGCCATGCTAGCGGCTGAGGTCCAAGCGGACTTGCTGATCCTCATGAGCGATGTTGACGGGATCTACAATCTTCCGCCTTGGCAGGACGGCGCGAGGATGCTGCACACCTTCAGCTCCGATCTGAGGGGTACCATCAAGTTCGGACAGAAGTCGAAAGTAGGCACAGGCGGCATGGACGCGAAGGTCAACGCCGCTCTCTGGGCAATGGATCGTGGCGTTGCGGTGGTCATCTGCAACGGCACCCAGGAAAAGGCTATTAAGAGCATCATGTCGGGCAGAAAGATCGGAACGTTGTTCACGCAGGCTGCCGGCTCGTCCACTCCTATCGAGGTGGTCGCCGAAAATg CCCGCGTCGGCTGTAGAAAGCTACAGGCGTTAAGCCCGGAGGAACGAGCCGAGTGCATCAAAATTCTCGCGGATTTACTCGAGTCCAGACAATCCGAGATTCTCGCGGCGAATGCGTTGGATTTGGAGGACGCGAGTAAGAAAAATCTGGCGCAGGTCCTGCTATCGCGTCTATCTCTAACGCCGGCGAAGCTCAAGTCTTTGAGTTCCGGTCTGCGTCAAATCGCGGACGATTCGTTGAACAACGTAGGCCGCGTGGTCCGTAGGACCAGATTGGCCGATGGTCTGGAATTGGCGCAGATAACGGTGCCCATCGGGGTGTTGCTGGTGATCTTCGAATCCAGGCCGGATAGCCTGCCTCAGGTAGCCGCCCTGGCCATGTCCAGCGCTAACGGGCTTCTCCTGAAGGGTGGCAAAGAAGCCGCTAACAGCAACAAGTATCTGATGGTTCTCGTGAAGGAGGCGTTGGAAAAGTTCGGCGCGTCGAACGCTATTTCGCTCGTGTCCACGAGGGAGGATGTGGGCGATCTTCTCTCAATGGAAAAACATATAGATCTCATCATTCCTCGCGGTAGCTCGGAGTTGGTCCGCACGATCCAAGAACAGTCTAAACATATACCCGTCTTAGGACATGCCGAGGGTATCTGTCACGTTTATATCGACAAATACGCGGATATTGCGAAGGCCATGAAAATCATCAGAGACTCCAAGTGCGATTATCCCGCTGCGTGCAACGCTATGGAGACGTTACTGATACACGAAAGCCTTATGAGCGGCAGCTTCTTTAGCGACGTGTGCAGCATGCTGAAGAAAGAAGGG GTGAAAATCAATTCCGGTCCAAAGCTAAGAGAGTTATTGACCTTCGGTCCGCCCGCCGCGAAAAGCATGCGAACCGAATACGGCGCACTCGAATGCACCGTAGAAGTCGTTTCGGACGTCGACGATGCCATCAGCCACATTCATCAATACGGTAGCAGCCATACCGATGTTATTGTCAGCGAGGATACCAGCACAGCGGCGCATTTCCAGAGAGAGGTAGACAGTGCGTGTGTCTTCCATAACGCCAGCACTAGATTTGCAGACGGCTATAGATTCGGTCTTGGAGCGGAG GTCGGTATTTCCACAACACGTATCCACGCACGTGGTCCGGTAGGAGTGGATGGGCTATTAACGACGAAATGGATTTTGAAAGGCGATGGACACACGGCCGCGGATTTTGCTGAAGGAGGCACCAGAACTTGGCTTCATCAATCTTTACCTCTCACAGAATCAGCGTGA
- the LOC139808259 gene encoding uncharacterized protein, producing MEDKNASGNAAATENAAAGSPPAKKTAKSKAKAQRPKSTHPPTSEMVTSAIKELKDRKGSSVQAIKKYIASTYKVDGEKFAPFIKRYLRAAVTSGAVVQTKGKGASGSFKLSTTKPAPKSKVKRAASKPSATTKKVAEKKVTKKAPVAKKPIETKKTTAEKKSAPAKKTAKTAAAKKVEAAAKQKAAAQTKSLSKTKKATKAPAAKTKTPKPKTTKAAATKTAKAAKK from the coding sequence ATGGAGGATAAGAACGCATCTGGTAACGCCGCGGCTACGGAGAACGCAGCTGCCGGTTCACCGCCTGCGAAGAAGACCGCGAAATCCAAAGCCAAGGCGCAGCGACCCAAATCGACGCATCCTCCGACCTCGGAGATGGTCACGTCCGCCATCAAGGAGCTGAAGGATCGCAAGGGCTCGTCCGTGCAGGCTATCAAGAAGTACATCGCCTCGACCTATAAAGTCGACGGCGAGAAGTTCGCTCCCTTTATCAAGAGATACCTGAGGGCAGCGGTTACGTCCGGTGCGGTGGTGCAGACCAAGGGAAAGGGTGCATCGGGCTCGTTCAAGCTCTCGACCACCAAGCCCGCTCCAAAGAGTAAGGTAAAGCGTGCCGCGTCGAAACCCAGCGCGACCACTAAGAAGGTTGCTGAAAAGAAGGTTACGAAGAAGGCGCCCGTAGCGAAGAAACCAATCGAGACGAAAAAGACAACGGCTGAGAAGAAGTCGGCACCTGCGAAGAAGACCGCCAAGACCGCAGCGGCGAAGAAGGTCGAAGCCGCGGCGAAGCAAAAGGCTGCTGCTCAGACCAAGAGCCTGTCCAAGACCAAAAAAGCTACCAAAGCTCCGGCTGCAAAAACCAAGACGCCCAAACCAAAAACTACCAAAGCAGCAGCTACCAAGACCGCGAAAGCagcgaaaaaataa
- the U4-u6-60k gene encoding U4/U6 small nuclear ribonucleoprotein Prp4 has product MSDDEDLVYVKKQKTVHYGSLEEAERARLAAAVETADEEKDITNSNDVANVSASGGNVHISNEYMELEDEMSKDRQALLEEFERRKKARQINVSTDDSEVKKHLRQLGEPICLFGEGPADRRTRLRELLASVGEDAIKKKHEEEEKPSHTIEKDTESTWYHEGPDSLQIARSWIATYSLPRAKARLDKARQDLLLPAATRTAKRQELLKKLQALTIYCSQIGDRRPISFCQFSPNSKILATASWSGLCKLWSVPDCTLLRTLQGHNCNVGCIVFHPKATITEDVIGDNAGQTCVLASCAADGTVKLWSGGTGEEPLAEVEGHEPHRVARIAFHPSGRFLGTCCYDASWRLWDLEQQAEVLHQEGHARAVHCISFQCDGSVCATGGHDSFGRVWDLRTGRCIMFMEGHLMSIFGIDFSPNGFHIATASEDNACKIWDLRKRTCIYTIPAHTNLLSDVKYQRTEGQYVVTASYDNTAKIWSNKTWQPLKMLPGHDGKIMSVDVSPDNKFIATSSYDRTFKLWAPE; this is encoded by the exons ATGTCTGACGACGAGGATTTGGTTTACGTGAAGAAACAGAAAACTGTCCATTATGGCTCTTTGGAGGAGGCAGAACGTGCACGACTTGCAGCTGCCGTTGAAACTGCAGATGAAGAAAAGGATATCACAAATTCGAACGATGTCGCTAATGTTTCTGCCTCAGGGGGAAATGTACATATCTCAAACGAGTATATGGAGCTCGAGGACGAAATGTCCAAAGATCGGCAGGCACTATTGGAAGAATTCGAACGTAGGAAAAAGGCCCGACAAATTAATGTTTCTACAGACGACTCTGAAGTAAAGAAACACTTGAGACAGTTGGGTGAGCCAATTTGTCTATTTGGAGAAGGTCCAGCAGATAGAAGAACAAGATTAAGAGAATTATTAGCCAGCGTGGGGGAGGACgctattaaaaagaaacacgaagaggaagaaaaaccATCTCACACAATCGAGAAGGATACGGAGTCAACTTGGTACCATGAGGGTCCAGATTCTCTGCAAATTGCACGGTCATGGATAGCAA caTATTCATTACCTAGAGCAAAGGCACGGTTGGATAAGGCAAGGCAAGATCTATTATTGCCAGCTGCAACTCGAACAGCGAAAAGACAAGAACTTTTGAAGAAGTTGCAAGCATTAACCATTTATTGCTCTCAAATCGGTGACAGAAGACCTATTTCCTTTTGCCAGTTCAGCCCTAATTCAAAAATCCTTGCTACAGCTTCATGGTCAGGCTTATGCAAGTTATGGTCTGTACCCGACTGTACTTTGTTGCGCACTTTACAAGGACACAATTGTAATGTTGGCTGTATTGTTTTTCATCCAAAAGCTACGATAACCGAAGATGTGATAGGTGATAATGCAGGACAAACTTGCGTGCTGGCATCTTGTGCGGCAGATG gtACTGTGAAACTGTGGAGCGGTGGCACTGGCGAAGAACCATTAGCGGAAGTGGAGGGCCATGAACCTCACAGAGTAGCCAGGATAGCTTTTCATCCATCTGGACGATTTCTCGGGACCTGTTGTTACGATGCATCTTGGCGATTATGGGATTTGGAGCAACAAGCTGAAGTACTTCATCAAGAGGGTCATGCTAGAGCAGTACACTGTATTAG ttttcaaTGCGACGGAAGCGTTTGCGCCACAGGTGGTCACGATTCTTTCGGCAGAGTATGGGACTTGCGTACCGGTAGATGCATAATGTTTATGGAGGGTCATCTAATGTCAATTTTCGGTATCGATTTCTCGCCAAACGGTTTTCACATAGCGACGGCGAGCGAGGATAACGCTTGCAAGATATGGGACTTACGAAAGAGAACCTGCATATACACGATACCAGCGCATACCAATTTGCTCTCCGACGTCAAGTATCAGAGAACAGAAGGGCAATACGTGGTTACCGCATCTTATGATAATACAGCCAAAATTTGGTCCAACAAGACATGGCAGCCTCTCAAGATGCTACCTGGCCACGATGGAAAAATCATGTCCGTTGATGTGTCGcccgataataaatttattgcaactAGTTCGTACGACAGAACTTTTAAGTTATGGGCCCCAGAATGA
- the P5cs gene encoding delta-1-pyrroline-5-carboxylate synthase isoform X1, with amino-acid sequence MYSILLLTRSARLGNKPRRLTSSLGPLLPQLTSNGVSRRELQTSERPRRQQTFTERSELKYARRLVIKLGSAVITREDEHGLALGRLASIVEQVAECQIDGRECIMVTSGAVAFGKQKLTQELLMSMSMRETLSPTDHTREHAGTMLEPRAAAAVGQSGLMSLYDAMFAQYGVKIAQVLVTKPDFYNEETRKNLFSTLSELISLNIVPIINTNDAVSPPPDVDEEVAGGGGRRGISIKDNDSLAAMLAAEVQADLLILMSDVDGIYNLPPWQDGARMLHTFSSDLRGTIKFGQKSKVGTGGMDAKVNAALWAMDRGVAVVICNGTQEKAIKSIMSGRKIGTLFTQAAGSSTPIEVVAENARVGCRKLQALSPEERAECIKILADLLESRQSEILAANALDLEDASKKNLAQVLLSRLSLTPAKLKSLSSGLRQIADDSLNNVGRVVRRTRLADGLELAQITVPIGVLLVIFESRPDSLPQVAALAMSSANGLLLKGGKEAANSNKYLMVLVKEALEKFGASNAISLVSTREDVGDLLSMEKHIDLIIPRGSSELVRTIQEQSKHIPVLGHAEGICHVYIDKYADIAKAMKIIRDSKCDYPAACNAMETLLIHESLMSGSFFSDVCSMLKKEGVKINSGPKLRELLTFGPPAAKSMRTEYGALECTVEVVSDVDDAISHIHQYGSSHTDVIVSEDTSTAAHFQREVDSACVFHNASTRFADGYRFGLGAEVGISTTRIHARGPVGVDGLLTTKWILKGDGHTAADFAEGGTRTWLHQSLPLTESA; translated from the exons ATGTACTCAATTCTGTTACTAACGAGGTCCGCCCGGCTCGGCAATAAGCCACGAAGACTGACCTCGTCGTTGGGACCACTCTTGCCGCAGTTAACA AGTAATGGCGTGTCGCGAAGGGAGCTACAAACGTCGGAGAGACCACGAAGGCAACAGACCTTTACGGAGCGCAGCGAATTGAAATACGCCCGTCGACTGGTCATCAAACTCGGCAGCGCGGTTATAACGCGGGAGGACGAGCACGGCCTGGCTCTTGGACGTCTGGCTTCTATCGTGGAGCAGGTAGCCGAATGCCAGATCGACGGACGCGAATGCATCATGGTCACTAGCGGGGCGGTTGCCTTTGGCAAGCAGAAGCTCACCCAGGAGCTTTTGATGTCCATGTCGATGAGAGAGACCCTGAGCCCCACGGATCACACGCGGGAACACGCAG GAACTATGTTAGAACCTAGAGCAGCCGCCGCAGTGGGTCAATCAGGTCTCATGTCTCTCTACGACGCGATGTTCGCCCAGTACGGGGTCAAAATCGCGCAGGTGTTGGTGACCAAGCCCGACTTTTACAACGAAGAGACGCGAAAGAATCTCTTTAGCACGCTGAGCGAACTGATCAGTCTGAACATCGTGCCGATCATCAACACGAACGACGCGGTGTCTCCGCCACCGGACGTCGACGAGGAAGTCGCCGGCGGTGGCGGCAGACGAGGAATATCCATCAAGGACAACGACTCCCTGGCAGCCATGCTAGCGGCTGAGGTCCAAGCGGACTTGCTGATCCTCATGAGCGATGTTGACGGGATCTACAATCTTCCGCCTTGGCAGGACGGCGCGAGGATGCTGCACACCTTCAGCTCCGATCTGAGGGGTACCATCAAGTTCGGACAGAAGTCGAAAGTAGGCACAGGCGGCATGGACGCGAAGGTCAACGCCGCTCTCTGGGCAATGGATCGTGGCGTTGCGGTGGTCATCTGCAACGGCACCCAGGAAAAGGCTATTAAGAGCATCATGTCGGGCAGAAAGATCGGAACGTTGTTCACGCAGGCTGCCGGCTCGTCCACTCCTATCGAGGTGGTCGCCGAAAATg CCCGCGTCGGCTGTAGAAAGCTACAGGCGTTAAGCCCGGAGGAACGAGCCGAGTGCATCAAAATTCTCGCGGATTTACTCGAGTCCAGACAATCCGAGATTCTCGCGGCGAATGCGTTGGATTTGGAGGACGCGAGTAAGAAAAATCTGGCGCAGGTCCTGCTATCGCGTCTATCTCTAACGCCGGCGAAGCTCAAGTCTTTGAGTTCCGGTCTGCGTCAAATCGCGGACGATTCGTTGAACAACGTAGGCCGCGTGGTCCGTAGGACCAGATTGGCCGATGGTCTGGAATTGGCGCAGATAACGGTGCCCATCGGGGTGTTGCTGGTGATCTTCGAATCCAGGCCGGATAGCCTGCCTCAGGTAGCCGCCCTGGCCATGTCCAGCGCTAACGGGCTTCTCCTGAAGGGTGGCAAAGAAGCCGCTAACAGCAACAAGTATCTGATGGTTCTCGTGAAGGAGGCGTTGGAAAAGTTCGGCGCGTCGAACGCTATTTCGCTCGTGTCCACGAGGGAGGATGTGGGCGATCTTCTCTCAATGGAAAAACATATAGATCTCATCATTCCTCGCGGTAGCTCGGAGTTGGTCCGCACGATCCAAGAACAGTCTAAACATATACCCGTCTTAGGACATGCCGAGGGTATCTGTCACGTTTATATCGACAAATACGCGGATATTGCGAAGGCCATGAAAATCATCAGAGACTCCAAGTGCGATTATCCCGCTGCGTGCAACGCTATGGAGACGTTACTGATACACGAAAGCCTTATGAGCGGCAGCTTCTTTAGCGACGTGTGCAGCATGCTGAAGAAAGAAGGG GTGAAAATCAATTCCGGTCCAAAGCTAAGAGAGTTATTGACCTTCGGTCCGCCCGCCGCGAAAAGCATGCGAACCGAATACGGCGCACTCGAATGCACCGTAGAAGTCGTTTCGGACGTCGACGATGCCATCAGCCACATTCATCAATACGGTAGCAGCCATACCGATGTTATTGTCAGCGAGGATACCAGCACAGCGGCGCATTTCCAGAGAGAGGTAGACAGTGCGTGTGTCTTCCATAACGCCAGCACTAGATTTGCAGACGGCTATAGATTCGGTCTTGGAGCGGAG GTCGGTATTTCCACAACACGTATCCACGCACGTGGTCCGGTAGGAGTGGATGGGCTATTAACGACGAAATGGATTTTGAAAGGCGATGGACACACGGCCGCGGATTTTGCTGAAGGAGGCACCAGAACTTGGCTTCATCAATCTTTACCTCTCACAGAATCAGCGTGA
- the LOC139825412 gene encoding histone H2B gives MPPKASGKAVKKAGKAQKNISKTDKKKKRKRKESYAIYIYKVLKQVHPDTGISSKAMSIMNSFVNDVFERIAAEASRLAHYNKRSTITSREIQTAVRLLLPGELAKHAVSEGTKAVTKYTSSK, from the coding sequence ATGCCACCAAAGGCTAGCGGCAAAGCGGTGAAAAAAGCCGGAAAGGCTCAAAAGAACATCAGCAAGACcgacaagaaaaagaagaggaagaggaaggagagCTATGCGATCTACATTTACAAGGTGTTGAAGCAAGTTCATCCCGACACTGGAATCTCCAGCAAGGCTATGAGCATTATGAACAGCTTTGTTAACGACGTTTTCGAGCGCATCGCCGCCGAAGCGTCGCGACTGGCTCATTACAATAAGCGATCTACGATCACGTCTCGGGAGATCCAAACTGCCGTGAGGCTTCTTCTACCTGGCGAGTTGGCGAAGCATGCCGTTAGTGAAGGAACAAAGGCGGTCACCAAGTACACGAGCTCCAAATGA
- the LOC139825413 gene encoding histone H4 — translation MTGRGKGGKGLGKGGAKRHRKVLRDNIQGITKPAIRRLARRGGVKRISGLIYEETRGVLKVFLENVIRDAVTYTEHAKRKTVTAMDVVYALKRQGRTLYGFGG, via the coding sequence ATGACTGGTCGCGGCAAGGGAGGAAAGGGATTGGGAAAAGGAGGAGCGAAGCGTCACAGGAAGGTTCTTCGCGATAACATCCAGGGTATCACCAAACCGGCTATCCGTCGTTTGGCTCGACGTGGCGGTGTCAAGCGTATCTCCGGTTTGATCTACGAAGAAACTCGTGGCGTGTTGAAGGTCTTCCTCGAAAACGTTATTCGCGATGCTGTCACCTACACCGAGCACGCGAAAAGGAAGACCGTGACTGCCATGGACGTCGTATACGCCCTGAAACGTCAAGGCAGAACTCTGTACGGCTTCGGTGGTTAA